Sequence from the uncultured Bacteroides sp. genome:
TACAAATTGCTAAAGAAGTAGGCATTGGTGAAATTATAAAAACTGCCCATGCAATGGGAATCAAGACTCCTTTAAATAATATTCCATCCATATCTTTAGGTTCGTCAGACGTATCACTACTTGAACTAGTCAATTCATATTGTACGGTAGTTAATGATGGTATGACACATGATCCTGTATTAGTAACGCGAATTGAAGACCGTAATGGTAATGTACTATATAATTATGTTCCGGAGCAGAAACAAGCTATCCCTTATGAAACGGCTTTCCTAATGCAACAAATGCTTCAGGGAGGACTTACAGAACCTATGGGAACAACGCAAGCTTTATGGTCTTTCGACTTATTCAAATACAACACTGATTTTGGAGGTAAGACAGGAACATCTTCCAACCACTCTGATGCATGGTTCGTTGGTGTTACTCCTAATTTGGTTGGAGGCGCTTGGGTTGGAGGTGAACATCGAAGCATCCACTTCAGAACAGGGCAGTTGGGCGAAGGTAGTAAAACAGCCTTGCCAATATTTGGATATTTTATGGAAAAAGTACTTGCTGATCCTCATTTATCTAAATACAAAGCAAAATTCCCTAAACCAAAACAACCTATTACCCGATCTTATCAATGCCAGTCAGCATATCCTAAAGCTGAAAGCGACTCGACAAGTCAGGTTGCAACAGACAGTCTTGGCATAGAGGAAGGAATTGACGAGAATCTAATGGAGTAAATCATATAAATATATATAAGAAAAGGCACCGATCATTATGGATCGGTGCCTTTTCTTATATATAGCATTCATTACTCATAATAAAAACGATATAGTATCCTCTCATTATTCTGATATACAGTAAAAAAAAGGAAAGCGCATTTAATAATAATTTAATTTGATTTATTTACTCATATCAAGCAGTATTTATATACTTCACTTCGTTTAATGGATAAAATAATTTAAATAAGTTTTGCGATGAGGAAGAAGAATACAACATTACTAAACATCACCAATAAAGCATTATCCGGATTATTAGTATTACTCGGATTTAGTGCTTGCACGGTAGGTGCAGGAGGTGCAGGAGGAGATGGACCATATATGTATGGAATACCATATGCACAACATTCTATAAAAGGCAAGGTTGAAAATCAATCGGGGGTGCTTATTAAAGGAATAAGAATAATTTGTAGCATAAAAAATCATTGGATGCCTCAAGACACTTTGTTGTCTGATATAAAAGGAGAATTCACCTTTACAAAACAAATCGTTGAACCAGATGTAACATACAAACTTGTCTGCACAGATATTGATGGCACCAATAATGGCTCCTATAAAGAAGATTCAGTAAATGTTGATTTCAAGAGAAGCGATCTAAGCGATGAATCTGGATGGTTTCAAGGAAAAGCCACAAAGAATATAACAATAAAACTGACCGAAAATGGGAAATGATATAAACATTAGGAAACTATTGGCTTTAGAGATTGCCCGCAAAATAAGAATCAACAAAGTAAAACTTCACCCTCTTCGACAGCTTTTCTGGGAATGTACTTTACGGTGCAATCTCCACTGCCGGCATTGTGGAAGTGATTGCAAGAAAACAGCATTACAGGATGATATGCCTCTGCAGGACTTTCTCAGCACAATAGATACTATAGCTCCACATATAAATCCGGCAGAAGTATGTATTATCATAACCGGCGGCGAACCACTAATGAGGAATGATATTGAACGTTGCGGATTAGCTCTGTATAAAAAAGGATTTCCCTGGGGAATGGTCTCCAACGGACTTGCTCTCACCCGCAAACGATTGGATGGTTTATTGGCTTCAGGACTTCATTCCATTACAATTAGTCTGGATGGATTTGCAGAAGAACACAACTGGATGCGTGGACACCCTGACAGCTTTATCAAGGCCACAAATGCAATTAAGATGATTGCTTCAGAAAAAGAATTAAGCTGGGATGTAGTTACATGCGTAAACCGCAAAAGTTATAAAGACTTAGACGCATTCAAAGATTATATGATTTCTATTGGAGTGAAGAATTGGCGGATATTTACTATTTTCCCGGTAGGACGTGCTGCTGAAGATCCCGAACTTCAACTAACCGATGAAGAATTCATAGGCTTGATGGAGTTCATCAAAAAAACTCGCAAAGAAAGAAAAATCCATGTTAGCTATGCCTGTGAAGGTTTTCTGGGAAAATATGAAGGAGAGGTAAGAGATAATTTTTACGCATGTGGAGCAGGAGTCAACGTAGCCTCTATTCTGATAGATGGTTCTATCTCTGCATGTCCCAGCATTCGAAGCAATTATTGCCAGGGAAACATTTATCACGACGATTTCATGGATGTATGGAACAACAACTTTGAAGACTTTCGTAACCGTGACTGGATGAAAAAAGACCAATGTGCTGCCTGTAAGCAATTTCGTTACTGCGAAGGAAACGGAATGCACCTTCGTGATAATGAAGGCAAACTAATTCTTTGTCATTACAACAGACTTAACAATTAATTTCCAGACTTAAACTAAACTGCTAATCCCGCCTTTACATTATAAAATGTATTGGCGGGATTTCTTATCTAAATTTCAGCACAGTTAAGAATAGTTATCTTTAAAGTAAAGAGATGCTAAGTCTCTAGTAATAAAGACAAATATATACAACATACAACTCATAAACTTTTAAATTACCAGTTCATATTTCAGTATTTTTTCAGTTAAACAGCAAACAATACACATATAATGCAAAGGCTATAATTATCTATTTTTTAGCAACTAAAGCTTAATACAATAAACACAAAAGAGATATTTGTGTTCTTTTTATTAGTTATTTTCTTTCTTTTAATTGATAAACAGCTTATCTTTGCAATAATTAATAATATTGTTGACATAGATAAATCAAAAATAATCAATAAACTAACAATAATAGGTATGAAAAAAGCATTGATTTCAGGGATTACCGGTCAGGACGGTTCTTTCTTAGCAGAATTTTTATTGCAAAAAGGATATGAAGTGCACGGAATACTTCGCCGTTCATCTTCTTTTAACACAGGACGAATTGAGCATCTGTATTTTGAGGAATGGGTACGAGATATGAAACAACAACGAACCATCAATCTTCATTACGGAGATATGACCGATTCCAGCTCACTTATCCGTATTATTCAACAGATTCAACCTGATGAAATCTATAATCTGGCTGCTCAGAGCCACGTAAAGGTAAGTTTTGATGTACCTGAATACACAGCAGAAGCTGATGCAGTGGGGACTCTTCGTATGCTTGAAGCTGTACGTATACTCGGATTAGAAAAGAAAACAAAAATATATCAGGCTTCCACTTCCGAGCTTTTCGGTTTGGTACAGGAAGTTCCACAAAAAGAAACAACACCATTCTACCCTCGAAGTCCATACGGTGTTGCCAAGCAATATGGTTTCTGGATTACAAAGAACTACCGCGAATCTTACGGAATGTTTGCTGTAAACGGTATTCTATTTAATCACGAAAGCGAACGCCGCGGCGAGACTTTCGTAACAAGAAAGATTTCTCTGGCAGTTGCCCGTATCAAACAGGGAGTACAGGACAAGCTTTACATGGGAAATCTTGATTCTCTTCGTGACTGGGGATATGCGAAAGACTACGTAGAGTGTATGTGGATGATTCTTCAACATGACACTCCTGAGGATTTCGTTATTGCAACCGGAGAAATGCATACCGTACGTGAATTCTGTACGCTTGCTTTCAAAGAAGCAGAAATTGAGCTTCGCTGGGAAGGTCAGGGAGTTGATGAAAAAGGTATTGATGTTGCTACCGGACGTGTATTGGTAGAGGTAGATCCTAAATATTTCCGCCCGTCAGAAGTAGAACTATTATTGGGAGACCCAACAAAAGCAAGAACGTTGCTTGGATGGAACCCTACCCAGACTCCATTCCCTGAATTGGTTAAGATCATGGTACAACATGATATGGAAAAGGTTAGAAAGATGATCGCAAATAAATAATGATGGAAAAAGATGCAAAGATTTTTGTAGCCGGACACCGCGGGCTCGTAGGGTCGGCTATTTTAAATAATCTGAAGAAAAAAGGATATACCAATTTCGTTCTTCGTACACATAAGGAGCTTGATTTATGTAACCAGGCTGCTGTAACGGAATTCTTTGATCAGGAAAAACCTGAATATGTATTTCTGGCTGCCGCACATGTGGGCGGTATTGTGGCAAACAGCCTTTACAGAGCTGATTTTATTTACCGCAATCTGGAAATTCAAAATAATGTAATTTACAATGCTTACCGCACAGGGGTTAAGAAACTCTTGTTCCTTGGTAGCACTTGTATTTATCCGGGTAATGCTCCTCAGCCAATGAAGGAAGATTGCCTGCTTAGTTCTGAGCTGGAATATACCAATGAGCCGTATGCATTGTCTAAAATTGCCGGACTAAAGATGTGTGAAAGCTTTAACTTGCAGTATAATACAAACTATATTGCAGTTATGCCTACCAATCTTTATGGTCCGAATGACAATTTCAATCTGGAACGCAGCCATGTATTGCCTGCTTTAATCAGAAAAGCTCACCTTGGCAAGCAGCTTATGGCCGGAAACTGGGACGAGATCCGCAAGGATTTTAATACTGCTCCGGTGGAAGGTGTGGATGGAAAAGCCAGCAAGGAAGAGATTCTTGGCAAACTGAATAAGTACGGCATTACTTTGTCTGAAGACGGAAAAGTGAATGTAGAGATTTGGGGAACGGGTGCTCCCCTACGCGAATTCCTTTGGAGCGAAGATATGGCGGATGCTTGTGTGTTCGTTATGGAGAATGTTGACTTTGCCGACCTTAAAGGAAACAGCAAGGAAGTGCGAAACTGTCACATTAATATTGGCACAGGAAAAGAACTTTCCATTAAACAACTTGCTTATATGGTTGCTGAGAAAGTTGGATTCGCCGGTAACATTGTATTCAATGCCGACAAACCGGACGGAACGATGCGTAAGCTGACTGATCCTTCCAAACTTCACAGTCTGGGATGGACTCACAAAGTAGAACTTGAAGAAGGAGTTTCCATGATTTATGACTGGTATAAAAACAAATAATACCAGATATAAATACAGATAAAAGCTTTTAACGCAGATAGACCTGCATTAAAATAATTAGATTAATAGATTAAAGTGATAGGGCATGTGATATGTCCTATCATTTTTTGTCTATATGTCAATCAGTTTTCGTTAAACAATTTGTTTCTGAGAATAGTTTCCATTGTTTTCTCTTTGTATGTTCTCGATACAGGAATCTTGAATTTTTCAATGCCAAGCATATTTCCTTCCACTGTAGACACTTTCTCAACATTAACAATAAACGATTTATGAGTCTGAATAAAAAGATTGACCGGCAGATTCTCAAGTATCAAGCGAAGAGTTGAATGGGTTATTATCTTTCCAGCCTGTGTATGAATGGAAACATAATTCTCCACTCCTTCAATATACAGAATATCTTTGAAGAATATCTTCTCCAGTTTTTGATTAGCCTTTACGAAAAAATAATCGGAAGCCTGAGATGTAGCTTGTTGACTGTATATTAAATCATAGACTTTATTTACAGCTTTTAGGAAACGCTCAAAAGAAATAGGTTTAAGCAGATAATCCACTACTTCCAAATCGTACCCTTTGATGGCATACTGCTCATACGCACTGGTTATGATTACTTTGGGCAGATTAACCAGGCTTGAAAGCAGTTCTATTCCAGACATATATGGCATTTCTATGTCAAGCAGAAGTAAATCTACAGACTGAGTTTTCAGAATATTATTTAGCTGTATCGCATCTTCGCACACCCCCACTAACTCCAGAAAGTCCAGTTTTTCAACATAACCTTGAAGTCCTTTCCTTGCCATTGGTTCGTCATCAGTGATAATACATTTTAATTTCATGCAACAGTTCAATTATTAATTTAGCTACATATATATCATTAGCTTTTGAAGTAAATAGATTGTATTTACCGGGATACAAAATATCAAGTCTCCTTCTTAAGTTTTCTAATCCAATGCCTCCCTTCTTGACCTTTGCCTCCACATTATCAGGAATTGCATTAGTCACTTCAAAAAGAAGAGTATTCTTTTCTAACTTCGCATCTATTTTAATCCAATACTCTCCACCCACATATTTAAATGCATTTTCAATTAATGGAAACAATAGCAACGGATGTATTTTCTGACTACTTAGCTGAGGGTCAAAAGAGACTTCCAACTGAAGAGAATCTTTCATCCTTATTTTCTGAAAGTCAATATACGTATATATAAAGTTGAATTCCTGTTCCATATTAACGGGATGGTTTACGTCATACAGCTGATAACGAAGTAATTCAGACAGCTTTTCAATTGTATTACGTGGCGTTTCATTGGCTTCATCAATCTGAAAATAAATTGTATTGAGCGCATTAAATAAAAAATGAGGATGAAACTGAGCTTTCAGGAATTTCAGTTCCGTTTCTATCTGCATGTTTTTAACCCGTTGGGTTTGTAATTTTTCAGCTATATAAGCATCAAGAATCTGTTTTCCCCTATAAATGGAATAAATAATTATCAGACAAAGAGAAAAGATAATTGTAGCAATGACAAAATCATCAAGACCGGGAGGGTCATTGGTAAAGTAATGAATAATAACCAAGCCGGGGTTAACAACCAAAATTCCAATCAATAGTATATATAAATACTCTAAAAGTAGTTTCCGAAAGTTTAGTTTGCCGGTTTTACTGTTACTTCTTTTCAGGAAAAAGTAAATAATGAGCTGAAATATATAAGCAAGAATGATTGCTGCAGTAATTTCTATCAGGTTAAAACCCACAGGCCTTTCCCAGAATTTATATCCTGTTGGAGTATCGCTCACCAACCTTATACCAGTGAGCACAGTAAATGCAAAAATCATCGGAGATATCCAGAACCAAATACTACGTTTTTTCATTTTAATTGATAAAGGCTGTCTGTTAATACTACAAATTTATTCTTTTTGAGTCAAATGAGTCTCCTTTTTTCTTAAAATCTTTCGTCTGATATCCTTTTTTAAATCGGTAAGTAAATGAAGCTCCAATGGCACAACGGTCGTTTCTTTCATTTACTTTAGCCAGATTACCATTAAACAATCCGCTTACTTTTGTTGTGTATGAGTTAAATATATCATTCGAATAAATGCTTAGTGTTGCATTTCCCTTGAATAATCTCTTTTGAATACCAGCCGAGATTTTCCATATTGGGGCAACATTTATTTGTCCCATAGCCATTTTCCCATTATAGAAGCCGGACAACTCTGCCGACCAATCCTTTGGCAAGTTTATTCTATTACTAATATTAACAAGGAAAGTAGTACACCCATTACTAATATTGGCATTATTTTCTACCCATTTATAATTATTCCTTGTCATGCCCATATAGATATTAGAGTTCAGGATTTTACTGAACGAAACACGACCTATGTTGAATTTTAAACCATAAGAATTATAACTGGCCATATTGGTTGGCATCACATACACCCGCTTACTGTTTTCATTCACCATATAAGATTTCACAATAGCCTGCTGTATATTGCTATAAAACAAGCTTATAGAATAATTTTTCCTTATTATATAAGATAAATCTATATTGTCTGAAAACTGAGGTTTCAGTGCTGTATTTCCCTGCTCATAAGTATAAGCATCAAAAATATAGATAAAAGGATTCAGGTCGCGATAATTAGGACGATCTATCCTTCGGCCATACGTGAGGTTTATCATATCTGAGTTTCTAAAGTTATAGGTTATTAAGGCTGTTGGAAAGAAATCGGTATACGACTTTCTGAATAACGAATCCCTTCTTTCCTCGTTTCCAAGCTGATGGCCTTTTATATTTGTATTTTCAACGCGTACTCCTACCTCCAGATGAAACTGATTCTTTGAAATCTTACCACTCGCATAAGCTGCATTTACATTCTCCTTATATAGAAACTGGCAGTTTAATCCATAGTCGGGCTGCCACTCTGCTCCCACCTTATTGTTATATTCCGAAGAATTATCTACATCCACAAAGGTTGTTTTAAGTCCAGTTTCAAAGGACAACTTATCTGATACGGGATATGAAAGGTCTGTCTGACCCGAGAACACTCCGATGCTTCCGTTCTTAAAACCTTTCGATAGTGATTCCGATGGAGATCTGCCGTTGGTTCTGGCAAACAAATCGTCGTGCAACTGGTCTTCTTTCACAGAATAATGAAGATAATCTATTGAAGTGCTAAGTTCTTTGCCTATGCTGTCTATTTTATGAGTCATGCTTAAACCCGACCTCAGATTATTTCTTTTATCATGATTATTTGTTGATGAGCGAAGTGTTGAATCACTCTTGCTTATATCCGTGTAGAAGCGGGAATTAATTACGCCATCTTCCGCCCTGCGGGCTGAATATCCATTGACAGACAACTCAAAGGTTGTTTTTGGAGATGCAAAATAATGAATGCCACCATTGTAATATTGGTTATCATCACTCCGGCTGCGGTATGAGTTCTGATTAAAGATGGTGTTTAATCCGGCAGATAAGCGGTCGAACTCTCTCGAAATCTTCAAATCAACAAAATCGTTACCTGTATAATAGCCGTACATACCGTACACATTGAACTTTCCGTTTCGGTGATTAAATGAAATATTATTGTTTGCCCTGCCACATTTGCCTTGCTCGTAACTGGAATTAAGCATCATATTAAAACCCATCAGTTTTGCCCTCTTGGTTTTGATATTAATTATGCCGGAATTACCGCTTGCATCATATTTTACTGACGGATTTGCTATCAGTTCCACCTTTTCGAGTGAAGAAACAGGGGTCGACTTCAGGTAATTTACTAATTCTGCACCTTCCAGATAAGAGATCTTTCCATCTATCAATATCCTTGCGCCATTCTTTCCATTGAGCGAAACCGTACCACTATTGCTGATAATCACTCCAGGGAGATTCTGCATCACTGTAAACGCATTTCCACCGGAATTCAAAACAAACGATTCAAGATTGATAACAGTCTTGTCGGTTAGAATTTCTACTGCCTGCTTTTGGGCTGTTACAACAATATTTCCAAGATTTTTTGCTTCCACTTCCAAA
This genomic interval carries:
- a CDS encoding radical SAM-associated putative lipoprotein, translated to MRKKNTTLLNITNKALSGLLVLLGFSACTVGAGGAGGDGPYMYGIPYAQHSIKGKVENQSGVLIKGIRIICSIKNHWMPQDTLLSDIKGEFTFTKQIVEPDVTYKLVCTDIDGTNNGSYKEDSVNVDFKRSDLSDESGWFQGKATKNITIKLTENGK
- a CDS encoding TIGR04133 family radical SAM/SPASM protein, whose translation is MGNDINIRKLLALEIARKIRINKVKLHPLRQLFWECTLRCNLHCRHCGSDCKKTALQDDMPLQDFLSTIDTIAPHINPAEVCIIITGGEPLMRNDIERCGLALYKKGFPWGMVSNGLALTRKRLDGLLASGLHSITISLDGFAEEHNWMRGHPDSFIKATNAIKMIASEKELSWDVVTCVNRKSYKDLDAFKDYMISIGVKNWRIFTIFPVGRAAEDPELQLTDEEFIGLMEFIKKTRKERKIHVSYACEGFLGKYEGEVRDNFYACGAGVNVASILIDGSISACPSIRSNYCQGNIYHDDFMDVWNNNFEDFRNRDWMKKDQCAACKQFRYCEGNGMHLRDNEGKLILCHYNRLNN
- the gmd gene encoding GDP-mannose 4,6-dehydratase; this translates as MKKALISGITGQDGSFLAEFLLQKGYEVHGILRRSSSFNTGRIEHLYFEEWVRDMKQQRTINLHYGDMTDSSSLIRIIQQIQPDEIYNLAAQSHVKVSFDVPEYTAEADAVGTLRMLEAVRILGLEKKTKIYQASTSELFGLVQEVPQKETTPFYPRSPYGVAKQYGFWITKNYRESYGMFAVNGILFNHESERRGETFVTRKISLAVARIKQGVQDKLYMGNLDSLRDWGYAKDYVECMWMILQHDTPEDFVIATGEMHTVREFCTLAFKEAEIELRWEGQGVDEKGIDVATGRVLVEVDPKYFRPSEVELLLGDPTKARTLLGWNPTQTPFPELVKIMVQHDMEKVRKMIANK
- a CDS encoding GDP-L-fucose synthase; protein product: MEKDAKIFVAGHRGLVGSAILNNLKKKGYTNFVLRTHKELDLCNQAAVTEFFDQEKPEYVFLAAAHVGGIVANSLYRADFIYRNLEIQNNVIYNAYRTGVKKLLFLGSTCIYPGNAPQPMKEDCLLSSELEYTNEPYALSKIAGLKMCESFNLQYNTNYIAVMPTNLYGPNDNFNLERSHVLPALIRKAHLGKQLMAGNWDEIRKDFNTAPVEGVDGKASKEEILGKLNKYGITLSEDGKVNVEIWGTGAPLREFLWSEDMADACVFVMENVDFADLKGNSKEVRNCHINIGTGKELSIKQLAYMVAEKVGFAGNIVFNADKPDGTMRKLTDPSKLHSLGWTHKVELEEGVSMIYDWYKNK
- a CDS encoding LytTR family DNA-binding domain-containing protein; its protein translation is MKLKCIITDDEPMARKGLQGYVEKLDFLELVGVCEDAIQLNNILKTQSVDLLLLDIEMPYMSGIELLSSLVNLPKVIITSAYEQYAIKGYDLEVVDYLLKPISFERFLKAVNKVYDLIYSQQATSQASDYFFVKANQKLEKIFFKDILYIEGVENYVSIHTQAGKIITHSTLRLILENLPVNLFIQTHKSFIVNVEKVSTVEGNMLGIEKFKIPVSRTYKEKTMETILRNKLFNEN
- a CDS encoding histidine kinase, with protein sequence MKKRSIWFWISPMIFAFTVLTGIRLVSDTPTGYKFWERPVGFNLIEITAAIILAYIFQLIIYFFLKRSNSKTGKLNFRKLLLEYLYILLIGILVVNPGLVIIHYFTNDPPGLDDFVIATIIFSLCLIIIYSIYRGKQILDAYIAEKLQTQRVKNMQIETELKFLKAQFHPHFLFNALNTIYFQIDEANETPRNTIEKLSELLRYQLYDVNHPVNMEQEFNFIYTYIDFQKIRMKDSLQLEVSFDPQLSSQKIHPLLLFPLIENAFKYVGGEYWIKIDAKLEKNTLLFEVTNAIPDNVEAKVKKGGIGLENLRRRLDILYPGKYNLFTSKANDIYVAKLIIELLHEIKMYYH
- a CDS encoding TonB dependent receptor is translated as MMCKLINLLILISTFLSAQAWCAETNSVVAGKVVIDSKLPLEGAQVVLFAQKDSSFVKATASDKDGNFVFRHVNAGRYFIQISMLGYKKEIRKALVQADKPVLLNPVLLEVEAKNLGNIVVTAQKQAVEILTDKTVINLESFVLNSGGNAFTVMQNLPGVIISNSGTVSLNGKNGARILIDGKISYLEGAELVNYLKSTPVSSLEKVELIANPSVKYDASGNSGIINIKTKRAKLMGFNMMLNSSYEQGKCGRANNNISFNHRNGKFNVYGMYGYYTGNDFVDLKISREFDRLSAGLNTIFNQNSYRSRSDDNQYYNGGIHYFASPKTTFELSVNGYSARRAEDGVINSRFYTDISKSDSTLRSSTNNHDKRNNLRSGLSMTHKIDSIGKELSTSIDYLHYSVKEDQLHDDLFARTNGRSPSESLSKGFKNGSIGVFSGQTDLSYPVSDKLSFETGLKTTFVDVDNSSEYNNKVGAEWQPDYGLNCQFLYKENVNAAYASGKISKNQFHLEVGVRVENTNIKGHQLGNEERRDSLFRKSYTDFFPTALITYNFRNSDMINLTYGRRIDRPNYRDLNPFIYIFDAYTYEQGNTALKPQFSDNIDLSYIIRKNYSISLFYSNIQQAIVKSYMVNENSKRVYVMPTNMASYNSYGLKFNIGRVSFSKILNSNIYMGMTRNNYKWVENNANISNGCTTFLVNISNRINLPKDWSAELSGFYNGKMAMGQINVAPIWKISAGIQKRLFKGNATLSIYSNDIFNSYTTKVSGLFNGNLAKVNERNDRCAIGASFTYRFKKGYQTKDFKKKGDSFDSKRINL